One window of the Trifolium pratense cultivar HEN17-A07 linkage group LG2, ARS_RC_1.1, whole genome shotgun sequence genome contains the following:
- the LOC123904709 gene encoding PHD finger protein ALFIN-LIKE 2-like — SRRSQIRFYGIVRALTQDVDEFYALCDPDKDNLCLYGHSNESWEVTLPAEEVPPELPEPALGINFARDGMNRRDWLSLVAVHSDSWLLSVAFYLGARLNRNERKRLFSLINDLPTVFEVVTERKPIKDKPTVDSGSKSRGSTKVNKAMRKRRTEELKKLYPSTDVEMIKAVTFYELAVDYRDNFMVDGLLRLNQSSILGIVGKGHLKGMKCYWEDKTGVQQDSYKNLMSY, encoded by the exons TCGCGTAGATCTCAAATTAGGTTTTATGGTATCGTTCGTGCTTTAACTCAAG ATGTTGATGAATTCTACGCACTCTGTGATCCAG atAAGGACAACTTGTGTCTCTATGGACATTCAAATGAATCATGGGAAGTGACTCTTCCCGCAGAGGAAGTTCCACCTGAGCTTCCAGAGCCAGCTCTCGGAATCAATTTTGCAAGGGATGGCATGAACCGTAGGGACTGGCTTTCCTTGGTTGCTGTGCACAGTGATTCATGGTTGCTTTCTGTGGCCTTTTATCTTGGAGCTCGTCTTAACCGCAATGAAAG GAAGCGCTTATTTAGCTTGATCAATGACCTTCCAACTGTGTTTGAAGTTGTAACTGAGAGGAAGCCAATAAAGGACAAACCAACTGTAGACAGTGGAAGCAAATCTCGGGGAAGCACCAAG GTGAATAAGGCTATGAGGAAACGTCGTACAGAGGAGTTAAAGAAACTATATCCTTCGACTgat GTTGAAATGATTAAGGCTGTAACATTTTACGAATTAGCGGTTGATTATCGTGACAACTTTATGGTCGATGGATTATTGAGACTCAATCAATCTTCCATCCTTGGAATTGTTGGCAAGGGTCATTTAAAGGGCATGAAGTGTTATTGGGAAGATAAAACGGGAGTTCAGCAAGACagttacaaaaatttaatgagTTACTAA
- the LOC123904710 gene encoding uncharacterized protein LOC123904710 — translation MYTVMLKNFCISLMKRGKMEVLCRRTVGGDRSRVFLLGVRHRSEESRKDVETLVEILRPDTVFLEIDALRACLLHKPENHDSEFLVARREATRLGIDVVYGDHNNLVCFFTTCGKKNKPGYCGHHRPRLSPIVSPHAVLLRTRYHAN, via the exons ATGTACACAGTCATGTTGAAGAATTTTTGTATTTCACTTATGAAGAGAGGGAAAATGGAGGTCCTATGCCGAAGGACCGTTGGAGGCGACCGTTCGAGGGTGTTTCTTCTCGGAGTAAGGCATAGGTCGGAG GAATCGAGAAAAGATGTTGAAACACTAGTGGAGATTCTGAGGCCCGACACGGTATTTCTGGAGATTGATGCTCTCAGGGCATGCCTTTTGCACAAGCCTGAAAAt CATGATAGCGAGTTCTTAGTAGCACGGCGTGAGGCGACACGATTGGGGATAGACGTGGTCTATGGTGACCACAATAACCTGGTTTGTTTTTTTACAACTTgtggtaaaaaaaacaaaccagGTTATTGTGGTCACCATAGACCACGTCTATCCCCAATCGTGTCGCCTCACGCCGTGCTACTAAGAACTCGCTATCATGCTAATTGA